A segment of the Bdellovibrio bacteriovorus genome:
GTTTTGTGTCGTCATCTTTCACTCCACGCAGGATACCCAGAATGATCAGCAACGCGATCGGCGGCATGGACAGGAAGAAGATCTCACGGAAAGAGGGATGGCTTTCAGCCAGGAATCCAAACGCCGCACCGAAGTTTCTAACATAAGTCAGATTGAAGAAGTTCGGAATCACGATAACGGATTCGCCCAGATGGAAGTGCGTGTGAACGTACACTTTCACCAATTGGTCCAAGGCCACCAGAAGGCCGGAAATAAGCACTAACCAGATATATTTTTTCTTCATGCGGGGGAGTATAGCCTAGTTTAAATAAGATATTAAATGATTTCGTTGGGATATGGCTTACTTCAGAAGGCCCTTGGAGCGGCTGTAGCCGATCTTGATCAGCATTCTGAGGGCTTCCAGATCCGAGCTCAGGTTGAACTCGTCTTTGACTTCCTGAATCATGGCTTTGGAGCCACAATCAAGCATATCCAGGGTTTCCGGGGCGCGGGAGGTCGTCGTCAAAGTCTTTTCTGTGTAGGAAACCTGAGTCTGCGTTGCCGGTGCCGGAGGCATCGTCATCACCGGCTGAACCGGTGGCAGCACCTGCTGCTGCATCTGAGGGACGTGCTGAACTTGATGAACCGGCTGTTGCGGAGCCATCATTGGTTGTGCCTGAACTGCGGCGGCGGCAGCGGCTTGTACGACAACAGAACTAGCCTGAGGTGCGCGATCCAATTCGCCCATCATTCCGGCCAGGCTTTTCAGCTCGTTTTTGAAGTTCTGAATGCTGGGTCTTTCCAGAGAATGTTCACCATCACGGGTGGCCTTCAGATACAGGCTGACCAGAATGTCCGGAGTTGTTGCCATTTCCTTGATAGAGCTGTTCTGCACCATAAGCCATTGATAGGCTTTGAGCATCGTCTCTTTCGTGTAAGCCTGTGGCGGCAACGGATTCATGGTCATTAACTAAAAATCTCCGGGAGTGAGGGACTGAAACTACAGAGTTCGTAAGATCGAGTCAATGCAGAGACCTCACTATTTAAAACAATTCAATGCCTAAAAAATATGCATCTCTAGATAGGGGGGATTTAAGGTGATTACAAAACTAGAGGCGACGCAGAAAGGGCTGTTTTATGAAAAACTTTTTCTTGATTTGGCGGAAGAGCTTTTGTTGGTGACTCCCGAAAACCCTGTCGTTCCGGGAGTTCCAGGCCACTAAGGCCATTAAGTATTTTCGTTTTTCTTCCAGTATCCGGTGGCTTTCACCCATTCCGGATTTGCACCACGAACGGTTTCAACAAGCTCTTTGAGCTCTTTGGATGTTTGCAGCTCGGTGGCGATCCAGCAGAAATAATCACCATGTGGAAGCTTCGCTTTCAGCACAGTTTCTTTCAGTTTTACCGCTGTTCCCGGTGGGTTGTTTTCACGCAAAACCCAGTGAGTTGCCACATGGGCCTTGGATTCAAATTCGCGTTTTTCGGATTCATTTCCGATCTCAACAACCACCACGGCTTCAGCGCCAGCGGGCAGTTCGCTTAAACGGCGGGCAAATGACGGAATCGCGCACTCATCACCGATCAGCAGATACCAGTCAAAGTCATAAGGCACGACCGTGGAACCGCGCGGTCCGCCGACGCCCAGATAGCTTCCCACCTGGGCTGCGCGAGCCCAGTTCGCCGCAGGCCCTTCTTCGTGCAGGAAAAATTCCAGATCAAGTTCTTTGGCGGCATTGTCAAAACGGCGTGGAGTGTAATCCCGCATGATCGGTTTTTCACCTTCCGGGAAGACCGGTCCTTGCGGGCCAAGCTCTGGAATCACCGGCATTATTTCGCCGGGCTTCGGGAAGAAGACTTTGACGTGATCATCCGGGGATGCGCTGTAAAAATCAGCGAGGTCTTCGCCGGTCAAAGTGATGCGTTTCATGCGTGGGGAAATATCAGTGATGGATTTGACCTGCAGCAGTCGGAACTTAAGATTGTGGCGAACTGACTGAGGTTGTCTGTATGTGTTTTCCATTCGAGGAACCTCCAATATCTTTAGATCTAGGAGGCGGGTTGATTTGGTGCAACCGCTTTTCGTTCAGCTCGATTATATGAATTCACATTATCATCGCGTTTGCGATTTGAAAGTTCGGAGTGCTAACGAAGAAGGCCGGGATGTCCCGGCCTTTTCTTAGTTCGAATAGTCTTTGGCGATGATGCCGTACTTTTCGATTTTTCTGAGAAGAGTCTTCTTTGGAATGTTCGCATGCAATGCTGTCTGATTGATGCGGCCGCGGAAGGTTTTCAGAGCCTTGATGATAAATTCTTTTTCGAAGGCTTCTTTCTGGGCGTTGAAATCCAGATTTTCGCCAGAGTAAGCGATCATCTCGCCGTCGTCTTCGTCCAGGTCCATGCCGCCGACATCGCCGTCTTCGTCATCACCCAAAGAAGCGTGAGCCTGAATTGCAGAGCTGATGCCCGCAGAAGCCACGTTCTGAGCGGTTTCCTGAACCGGAGGAACGTCGATCAGGTTTGTGCCTGTCGCGATCAACAAAGCTTCCGGCAAAGAGGCGATCGTGATCACATTGGACATTTCCAGAACGAAAGCGTGTTCGATCACGTTTTCGAGCTCACGGATGTTTCCTGGCCAGCTGTGTTTTTTCAAAACAGCCATGGCATCCGGCGCGATGCCAGTGATGCGTTTGCCATGGGCCTGGTTGAACTTGCGGATAAAGATGTTCACCATGTGTTCCATGTCGTCTTTGCGTTCAGCCAAAGCCGGCAGGAATATAGGTACAACGTTCAGGCGATAGAACAGGTCCTCACGGAAAGTGCCGGCTTTGATCATGTCCTCCAAAGGACGGTTGGTCGCAGCGATAATACGCACGTTCGTTGGGAATTCACGGTTGGAACCCACTGGAGTGAACAGTTTTTCCTGAAGCACACGCAGGATCTTCACCTGCATCAGCTGAGGCATGTCGCCC
Coding sequences within it:
- the lspA gene encoding signal peptidase II codes for the protein MKKKYIWLVLISGLLVALDQLVKVYVHTHFHLGESVIVIPNFFNLTYVRNFGAAFGFLAESHPSFREIFFLSMPPIALLIILGILRGVKDDDTKQIIALSSIFGGAIGNYIDRVRFRYVIDFLDFHLYNRWSWPAFNIADMAIVGGVALLLLLMFLENKKNKEKEEGAT
- a CDS encoding siderophore-interacting protein, which gives rise to MENTYRQPQSVRHNLKFRLLQVKSITDISPRMKRITLTGEDLADFYSASPDDHVKVFFPKPGEIMPVIPELGPQGPVFPEGEKPIMRDYTPRRFDNAAKELDLEFFLHEEGPAANWARAAQVGSYLGVGGPRGSTVVPYDFDWYLLIGDECAIPSFARRLSELPAGAEAVVVVEIGNESEKREFESKAHVATHWVLRENNPPGTAVKLKETVLKAKLPHGDYFCWIATELQTSKELKELVETVRGANPEWVKATGYWKKNENT
- a CDS encoding sigma-54-dependent transcriptional regulator: MLKVLVVDDDQGLRLSVKSALAVTQRFEVDEAFDGVNAMEKVKNGDKKYDLVLLDVDMPRMNGLEALRQIKEFDPGIIVIIMTAHATFESAIQAVKDGAYNYLQKPVAGDDLLALIDKAVNAHNLISNIAASAPVMVEEGRKIIGHTSQMQKVFNIIHRLAKVETPVLIRGASGTGKELVAKAIHFNSARKDEKFVAINCSAIPENLFESELFGHEKGSFTGADQRKIGKFQFAEGGTLFLDEVGDMPQLMQVKILRVLQEKLFTPVGSNREFPTNVRIIAATNRPLEDMIKAGTFREDLFYRLNVVPIFLPALAERKDDMEHMVNIFIRKFNQAHGKRITGIAPDAMAVLKKHSWPGNIRELENVIEHAFVLEMSNVITIASLPEALLIATGTNLIDVPPVQETAQNVASAGISSAIQAHASLGDDEDGDVGGMDLDEDDGEMIAYSGENLDFNAQKEAFEKEFIIKALKTFRGRINQTALHANIPKKTLLRKIEKYGIIAKDYSN